A part of Gracilimonas sediminicola genomic DNA contains:
- a CDS encoding RecQ family ATP-dependent DNA helicase, whose amino-acid sequence MQDYFQKAELNLKKIWGFDGFRPGQDEVVHSVFDGEDTLVLFPTGGGKSLCYQVPATVFEGMTLVISPLVALMQDQVQQLKAKGISATFINSTIPSYEVEQRLVNARNGMYKLLYCAPERLKTNLWEAELPRLNIDLVAIDEAHCISEWGHDFRPSYRDIRESLESIADQTRWIALTATATPEVQKDIVDSLGFEDANVISRGFSRPNLKWWVVKSPNKKQKLEESVKKGAQKGDGLIYGGTRKNCELLAERFSCMGIKTEAYHAGVESEERKAIQQRWISGETPLVSATNAFGMGIDKPNCRYVIHEEMPYSLEAYYQEAGRAGRDGEESFPILLYRESDYHKADERIDQGYPTLDELDHVYQVLCDSFHLAVGSQMEESMSFDIEQIKKRGKVKYGKARAAMRLLDQFDVIAMQEEVKPAVSVQFTLSQNAMKTFREKCKNDEKAEFTDKLERMFGSLAFKEMVQLDEEYVLDKLGIRRNVLVKALNVLMQNDQVLVFEMHKQRSLVKVLEARSKKLPMTKKEVESHRNNLFRKLEHMHGYILTVRCREVYLRNYFGDTGAEPCGHCDNCLKTTASEEVSPTDEEIKAVYDELESEERTVSQLCSSTGQSKRKVQQALQFLIREDKVTTIPSKPGYYCLL is encoded by the coding sequence TTGCAGGATTATTTTCAGAAAGCAGAATTAAATTTAAAAAAAATTTGGGGGTTCGACGGATTTCGTCCCGGTCAGGATGAGGTAGTCCATTCTGTTTTTGATGGGGAAGATACACTGGTACTTTTCCCAACAGGTGGGGGAAAATCGCTATGCTACCAGGTTCCGGCTACTGTTTTTGAGGGGATGACCCTGGTAATATCACCACTTGTGGCCCTGATGCAAGACCAGGTTCAACAATTAAAAGCGAAAGGAATTTCAGCTACGTTTATTAACAGTACCATCCCGTCTTATGAGGTTGAGCAGCGTTTAGTGAATGCCCGAAATGGAATGTACAAGCTGCTGTATTGTGCCCCGGAGCGATTGAAAACCAATCTTTGGGAGGCCGAATTACCCCGTTTGAATATCGACCTGGTGGCGATTGATGAGGCGCATTGTATTAGTGAATGGGGGCATGATTTCCGACCCAGCTATCGGGATATAAGAGAATCGCTGGAATCTATTGCTGATCAAACTCGGTGGATTGCTTTAACGGCAACGGCCACACCGGAAGTGCAAAAAGACATAGTAGATTCCCTGGGTTTCGAAGATGCAAACGTCATTTCCCGGGGTTTCTCTCGTCCGAATTTAAAATGGTGGGTGGTTAAATCCCCCAATAAAAAACAGAAGCTGGAGGAGTCGGTAAAGAAAGGGGCTCAAAAAGGGGATGGACTTATTTATGGCGGAACCCGCAAGAACTGTGAGCTACTTGCGGAGCGGTTTTCATGCATGGGAATAAAAACGGAAGCCTATCATGCAGGGGTAGAATCAGAAGAACGAAAAGCTATACAGCAGCGATGGATCTCCGGGGAAACACCATTAGTCTCTGCTACCAATGCATTTGGCATGGGCATCGATAAACCCAACTGCCGGTATGTGATTCATGAGGAAATGCCGTATTCGCTGGAGGCTTACTACCAGGAAGCAGGTCGGGCCGGCCGGGATGGGGAAGAAAGCTTTCCCATTTTATTGTACCGGGAATCGGACTACCACAAAGCGGATGAGCGTATTGATCAGGGATATCCGACTCTCGATGAATTGGATCATGTATATCAGGTTTTATGCGACAGCTTTCATTTGGCGGTAGGCTCGCAAATGGAAGAGTCTATGTCGTTTGATATCGAGCAGATTAAAAAGAGAGGAAAAGTTAAATACGGAAAAGCACGGGCAGCTATGCGTTTGCTTGATCAGTTTGATGTAATTGCCATGCAGGAAGAAGTGAAGCCGGCCGTAAGCGTGCAGTTCACCCTCAGCCAAAATGCGATGAAAACCTTCCGGGAAAAGTGCAAAAACGATGAGAAGGCTGAATTCACCGATAAGTTGGAGCGAATGTTTGGGAGTTTGGCTTTCAAAGAAATGGTACAGCTGGATGAAGAGTATGTGCTGGATAAATTGGGGATTCGCAGAAATGTATTGGTTAAAGCATTAAACGTGCTGATGCAAAACGATCAGGTGCTGGTTTTTGAGATGCATAAACAACGAAGCCTGGTCAAAGTACTGGAAGCCCGTTCCAAAAAATTGCCGATGACGAAGAAAGAAGTGGAGTCGCACCGTAATAATCTGTTCCGAAAGCTCGAGCATATGCATGGTTATATCCTGACCGTCCGTTGCCGGGAAGTATATCTTAGAAATTACTTTGGCGACACCGGTGCAGAGCCCTGCGGACATTGTGACAACTGCCTAAAAACGACGGCTTCAGAAGAGGTGAGCCCAACTGATGAGGAGATTAAAGCTGTTTATGATGAACTTGAATCGGAGGAGCGGACTGTTTCTCAATTATGCAGTTCAACCGGGCAGTCTAAGCGAAAAGTGCAGCAAGCCCTTCAGTTTTTAATCCGAGAAGACAAAGTGACTACCATTCCCTCAAAGCCGGGATACTATTGTTTGTTGTAG
- a CDS encoding endo alpha-1,4 polygalactosaminidase, whose amino-acid sequence MRTKFLFLFLIISTLFSCGVVFNNDSIEYREEMRSFVQEISEYAKNQDPGFAVIPQNGHPLLLKNGNIATDYLNAVDGLAQESLFFGYSNDDQPTPATETNQLLRLLNIGKEAGKTILVTDYCSTPFKVTNSYNQNSALGYLSFAAPDRNLTEIPDQPNPIPGVNDEQISNLSEAHNFLYLLNKSEFDSRSGFIKSVQNTNYDIIVMDAFYGSRMFTPSEIEQLRQKKNGGERMVISYMSIGEAEDYRYYWQDGWSTGNPEWLVQENPNWEGNFKVMYWHPEWKSIIYGNEDSYLQKILNAGFDGVYLDIIDGFEFFE is encoded by the coding sequence ATGCGAACAAAATTTCTATTCCTGTTTTTAATTATTTCCACTTTGTTTTCCTGCGGTGTTGTCTTCAACAACGACAGTATTGAATATCGGGAAGAGATGCGAAGTTTTGTTCAGGAAATTTCTGAGTACGCTAAAAATCAGGATCCCGGCTTTGCCGTTATCCCCCAGAACGGGCATCCCCTCCTTCTAAAAAACGGAAATATTGCCACTGATTACCTCAACGCTGTGGATGGCCTGGCCCAGGAAAGTCTTTTTTTCGGGTATAGTAATGATGATCAGCCTACACCGGCTACCGAGACCAATCAGCTTCTGAGGCTGCTCAACATCGGTAAGGAAGCCGGCAAAACAATCCTGGTAACCGACTACTGCTCTACACCATTTAAAGTAACTAATTCCTATAACCAGAATTCGGCTTTAGGCTATCTCTCCTTTGCGGCTCCCGATCGGAATTTAACCGAAATCCCGGATCAACCAAATCCTATTCCCGGTGTTAACGACGAGCAGATATCAAATTTATCTGAAGCTCACAATTTCCTTTATTTGCTGAATAAATCAGAATTTGATTCACGGTCAGGTTTCATCAAATCTGTGCAAAACACGAATTATGATATCATCGTGATGGATGCTTTTTATGGAAGCCGAATGTTCACTCCAAGTGAAATAGAACAGCTTCGGCAGAAAAAGAATGGCGGGGAACGAATGGTGATTAGTTATATGAGCATCGGGGAAGCCGAAGACTACCGCTATTACTGGCAGGACGGCTGGAGCACCGGTAATCCTGAGTGGCTGGTTCAGGAAAACCCAAACTGGGAAGGAAACTTTAAGGTGATGTACTGGCATCCCGAGTGGAAGTCCATCATTTATGGAAACGAAGATTCCTATCTGCAAAAAATACTCAATGCCGGCTTTGACGGCGTTTACCTTGATATTATTGACGGGTTTGAGTTTTTTGAATAA
- a CDS encoding fasciclin domain-containing protein, with protein MKFMKRVSGVFALIFAMLLSTNIKAQDSDIVDLAVATDELSTLVTAVQAAGLVETLKSEGPFTVFAPTNAAFEALPEGVLDMLLKPENKDKLTAVLTYHVVPAEVMSGDLEDGMMAGTVQGSEAKITLMNGKATVDGATVIMADVNASNGVVHVIDQVILPPSIKEALASAEKQKKDKKDKDW; from the coding sequence ATGAAATTCATGAAGAGAGTATCCGGAGTTTTTGCACTAATTTTTGCAATGCTCCTTTCAACTAATATAAAGGCACAGGACAGTGACATCGTTGATCTTGCTGTTGCCACTGATGAACTTTCAACCCTTGTTACAGCTGTACAAGCTGCAGGGTTGGTAGAGACGCTAAAGAGTGAAGGACCATTCACTGTTTTTGCACCGACGAATGCCGCATTCGAGGCCCTGCCGGAAGGCGTACTTGATATGCTATTGAAGCCGGAAAACAAAGATAAGTTGACGGCCGTACTTACCTATCATGTAGTACCTGCAGAAGTAATGTCTGGCGACCTGGAAGACGGTATGATGGCCGGTACGGTTCAGGGAAGTGAAGCTAAAATTACCCTTATGAACGGCAAAGCCACGGTTGACGGAGCTACAGTAATTATGGCTGATGTGAATGCCAGTAATGGTGTTGTTCATGTTATTGACCAGGTAATTTTACCTCCAAGCATAAAAGAGGCACTGGCTTCTGCTGAGAAGCAAAAGAAAGATAAGAAAGACAAAGACTGGTAA
- a CDS encoding GNAT family N-acetyltransferase: MNIRFAKKEDLPAVLVMNEASVPHVTSEELSEMEYYQNKANPFLIVEEEGELAGFMIVLQKGLDYESLNYKFFCTNYDDFDYVDRIVISGKFRGRKLGTALYQYLAENSDQKYITCEVNLEPPNPNSLGFHKALGFNKVAEQVTEEGEKRVALMVKRL; encoded by the coding sequence ATGAATATCAGGTTTGCTAAAAAAGAAGATCTTCCGGCAGTTCTCGTTATGAACGAAGCCTCTGTCCCTCATGTAACCAGTGAGGAGCTTTCGGAGATGGAGTATTACCAGAACAAGGCAAATCCATTTCTAATTGTAGAAGAAGAGGGAGAGCTGGCGGGATTCATGATTGTGCTTCAAAAAGGGCTGGACTATGAAAGCCTGAACTACAAGTTTTTCTGCACTAATTATGATGATTTCGATTATGTGGATCGCATCGTAATCTCGGGGAAGTTCAGAGGCAGAAAGTTAGGTACAGCTCTATATCAATATCTTGCCGAAAACTCAGATCAAAAGTATATAACCTGTGAAGTGAATCTTGAACCTCCTAATCCAAACTCGTTGGGATTTCATAAAGCGTTGGGGTTCAATAAAGTAGCAGAGCAAGTAACGGAAGAAGGAGAAAAGAGGGTGGCTCTGATGGTTAAAAGGTTGTAA
- a CDS encoding aminotransferase class V-fold PLP-dependent enzyme, which yields MDCKKSHFQLDESVTYLNCAYMSPQLKVVEEAGIWGVQRKRNPFKISPEEFFGETDQLREEYAKLINAKDPKRIVVIPSVSYGMANVARNAPINKGDNIIVVGEQFPSNVYPWRSVVQEKGGEIITITPPKEHENRGKVWNEKVLNAINDRTKLVAMGNIHWADGTLFDLKAIRKQTREVGAWLAIDGTQSVGALPFDVSEIQPDALVCAGYKWLMGPYSIGLAYYGPALDEGKPVEENWINRYESENFANLVNYNDQYQPGALRYEVGEHSNFILVPMMLKAVQQLNEWGVESIQQYCRDLIAGPVEKLKAAGFKIEDPEYRASHLFGIRLGEGHDMGQIKSAFEEQNILVSFRGDSIRVSPNVFNTAQDFDKLVDALISN from the coding sequence ATGGACTGTAAAAAATCTCACTTCCAGCTCGATGAATCCGTTACTTACCTGAACTGTGCGTACATGTCGCCACAGCTGAAAGTTGTTGAAGAAGCCGGGATTTGGGGAGTACAGCGAAAACGCAATCCCTTTAAGATTTCACCTGAAGAGTTTTTCGGTGAAACGGATCAGCTCCGTGAAGAATATGCCAAGCTTATTAATGCAAAAGATCCAAAACGCATCGTAGTTATTCCTTCTGTTTCTTACGGGATGGCTAATGTTGCCCGAAATGCTCCCATAAACAAAGGAGACAACATCATTGTAGTCGGTGAGCAATTTCCGAGCAATGTCTATCCGTGGCGGTCAGTGGTTCAGGAAAAAGGGGGTGAAATCATCACCATCACTCCCCCCAAAGAACATGAGAACCGGGGTAAAGTTTGGAATGAAAAAGTTTTGAATGCCATCAACGATCGGACCAAGCTGGTAGCCATGGGAAATATTCACTGGGCCGATGGCACATTGTTTGATTTGAAAGCGATCCGAAAACAAACCCGTGAAGTGGGAGCCTGGCTTGCCATAGACGGAACGCAATCGGTAGGAGCACTGCCCTTCGATGTTTCTGAAATTCAACCTGACGCCCTGGTCTGCGCCGGGTATAAATGGCTGATGGGACCCTATTCTATCGGGCTTGCCTATTATGGTCCTGCACTGGATGAAGGAAAACCGGTAGAAGAAAACTGGATCAATCGCTACGAGAGTGAAAACTTTGCAAACCTGGTTAATTACAACGATCAATATCAACCGGGTGCTTTACGCTACGAAGTTGGTGAACACAGTAACTTCATACTGGTGCCGATGATGCTTAAAGCCGTTCAGCAGCTTAATGAATGGGGCGTGGAAAGTATCCAGCAATATTGCCGGGATTTGATTGCCGGACCTGTTGAAAAACTAAAAGCGGCCGGATTCAAAATTGAAGATCCTGAGTACAGGGCGTCTCACCTGTTTGGAATTCGGTTAGGGGAAGGACATGATATGGGTCAGATTAAATCTGCCTTCGAGGAGCAAAACATCCTTGTTTCCTTCCGGGGAGATTCCATCCGGGTTTCACCAAATGTGTTTAATACTGCTCAGGATTTCGATAAGCTTGTTGATGCGTTAATCTCAAACTAA
- a CDS encoding succinate dehydrogenase/fumarate reductase iron-sulfur subunit — protein sequence MSKEMTIHLKYWKQNGPNAQGYFEEYTLDNVNEHMSFLEMLDVLNEELMLEGKEPVEFDYDCREGICGSCNLVIDGRAHGPKHRVAACQLHMRNYSDGDHITIEPPRAASFPVIKDLVVDRSAFDRIIEAGGYVSVKTGSAAEANAIPVEKDKAEAAFDYATCIGCGACVAACPNASASLFTGAKIAHLNKLPQGEVERKDRVVAMVDQMKEEGFGDCSNYAECEAVCPVGISISAIAEMRRDYMKAVMSGD from the coding sequence ATGAGTAAAGAAATGACCATTCATCTTAAATACTGGAAGCAGAACGGCCCGAATGCGCAGGGATATTTTGAAGAGTACACGCTCGACAATGTCAACGAGCATATGTCTTTTCTGGAAATGCTTGACGTGCTCAACGAAGAGCTGATGCTGGAAGGCAAAGAGCCGGTTGAATTTGACTACGACTGCCGTGAGGGAATTTGCGGATCTTGTAATCTGGTAATAGACGGACGTGCACACGGACCGAAACATCGTGTTGCTGCTTGTCAGTTGCACATGCGTAATTACAGCGACGGTGATCATATCACCATTGAGCCACCAAGAGCTGCTTCCTTCCCGGTTATTAAAGATTTGGTAGTAGATCGCAGTGCTTTTGACCGGATCATTGAAGCTGGCGGATATGTATCTGTGAAAACAGGTTCTGCTGCCGAAGCAAATGCCATTCCGGTTGAAAAAGATAAAGCGGAAGCGGCCTTTGACTACGCTACCTGTATTGGTTGTGGAGCGTGTGTTGCTGCTTGCCCGAATGCTTCTGCATCGTTATTTACCGGAGCCAAAATTGCTCACCTAAACAAACTGCCGCAGGGCGAAGTTGAGCGTAAAGACCGCGTAGTAGCTATGGTTGACCAAATGAAAGAAGAGGGCTTTGGCGACTGCTCCAACTATGCAGAATGTGAAGCCGTTTGCCCGGTAGGGATCTCTATTTCAGCAATCGCCGAAATGCGCCGCGATTACATGAAAGCGGTGATGAGCGGAGATTGA